The following proteins are encoded in a genomic region of Candidatus Zymogenaceae bacterium:
- a CDS encoding 4Fe-4S binding protein — protein MAVGRHTTSIPRRITQSVILCAFLVLFITTTYRGGTEIHYPINLFFQADPLAAAGTMLASRTLNAFFLPVLLVLLATLLLGRFFCGWFCPMGALLDTFRPLMKPVDVKKVPSRNLKYYLLFLLLVTAAFSINLVGIFDPISILIRSLTLSVYPLLSAAAFAVFDQLYYWDIPGVTAASEAVYGVLRETVLPFRQGFFLLSTTSLVLFGAILFAEKIRPRFWCRYLCPLGALLSLFAGVSLLRRRPTGLCPDCAECNDVCETGAFDDDGNFLKGECILTMSCVRSCEKKRAAYTVGFPPRASAPSLVRRHVVTSLVAGLALSPLLLIHPKRKLKESLGIDAVIRPPGAREEPLFLSRCVKCGECMMVCPTGGLQPDLVRGGLEGMYSPILVPRIGYCEYHCTLCGQVCPTGAIEKLSVAEKLETVIGMAYIDTNRCLPYAHGINCMVCEEHCPTADKAIKFREPIGETSADGSQLKQPYVINNLCVGCGICENKCPVGGSGAIIVTSEKAKY, from the coding sequence GTGGCGGTCGGGCGACACACAACATCCATCCCCAGGAGAATCACCCAGAGCGTCATCCTGTGCGCGTTTCTGGTCCTCTTCATCACCACCACCTACCGGGGCGGCACGGAGATTCACTACCCCATCAACCTCTTCTTTCAGGCGGACCCCCTGGCGGCGGCGGGAACGATGCTCGCCTCCCGGACACTCAACGCCTTCTTCCTCCCTGTGCTCCTGGTATTGTTGGCGACGTTGCTCTTGGGACGGTTCTTCTGCGGCTGGTTCTGCCCCATGGGGGCGCTGTTGGATACATTCCGCCCGCTCATGAAGCCGGTGGATGTGAAAAAAGTCCCCTCCCGGAACCTGAAATATTACCTGCTCTTCCTGCTGCTTGTTACGGCGGCCTTTTCGATCAATCTCGTCGGCATATTCGACCCCATCAGCATCCTCATCCGCTCCCTGACGCTTTCCGTCTATCCGCTTCTTTCGGCTGCGGCCTTCGCCGTCTTCGACCAGCTCTATTACTGGGACATCCCGGGCGTCACCGCCGCGTCAGAGGCGGTCTACGGCGTCCTCCGAGAGACGGTTCTCCCCTTCCGGCAGGGCTTCTTTCTGCTTTCGACGACAAGCCTCGTACTCTTTGGTGCGATCCTCTTCGCGGAGAAGATCCGCCCCCGCTTCTGGTGCAGGTATCTCTGCCCCCTGGGGGCGCTCTTGTCTCTGTTCGCGGGGGTGTCGCTTTTGAGGCGACGGCCGACGGGATTGTGCCCCGACTGCGCCGAATGCAATGACGTGTGCGAGACAGGCGCCTTCGACGACGACGGGAATTTTCTGAAGGGGGAGTGCATCCTGACCATGAGCTGTGTCCGCTCCTGCGAAAAGAAGCGGGCCGCCTATACCGTCGGGTTCCCGCCCAGGGCATCGGCCCCCTCCCTTGTCCGCCGCCACGTCGTCACCTCCCTCGTCGCGGGGCTGGCCCTCTCACCGCTCCTTTTGATTCACCCGAAGCGGAAGCTGAAGGAAAGCCTCGGTATAGACGCCGTCATCCGTCCCCCCGGCGCCCGGGAGGAGCCTCTGTTTCTCTCCCGCTGCGTCAAGTGCGGCGAGTGCATGATGGTCTGTCCCACCGGGGGTCTGCAGCCGGACCTCGTCCGGGGGGGGCTGGAGGGGATGTACTCGCCCATCCTCGTGCCCCGCATCGGCTACTGCGAGTATCACTGCACCCTCTGCGGCCAGGTCTGTCCCACCGGGGCCATCGAGAAGCTCTCCGTGGCCGAAAAGCTCGAAACCGTCATCGGCATGGCGTATATCGACACCAACCGCTGCCTCCCGTACGCCCACGGCATCAATTGCATGGTCTGTGAGGAGCACTGCCCCACCGCCGACAAGGCGATAAAATTCAGAGAGCCGATCGGCGAAACCTCCGCAGACGGCTCGCAGCTCAAACAGCCCTACGTGATAAACAATTTGTGCGTGGGGTGCGGCATCTGCGAGAACAAGTGCCCGGTGGGGGGATCGGGGGCCATCATCGTGACGTCGGAAAAGGCGAAATACTAA